One window from the genome of Actinoplanes teichomyceticus ATCC 31121 encodes:
- a CDS encoding EamA family transporter: MRRVPAPLLVLAAIASVQLGSAIARTLFDDLGAAGVTFLRLALAALILGLLTRPDLRAWSAAAWRAAALLGVFMAGMNLIFYLAIRTVPLGTAVTVEFLGPLLLALVQTRRLVDLCWALLAGAGVLLLGLHSGGSAPLGGLSLALLAGLCWAGYIVFSARVGALIPGTGGLAVSLAVGAALVAPFGLAGAHAVADHPHLLLGGVAVALLSSVISYGLELNALRRIPTRVFGILMSLEPAAAALAGLLVLGQRLGPVEVAALLLVTLASVGVTLGRRSAPQRESVPV; encoded by the coding sequence ATGAGACGCGTGCCCGCCCCCCTGCTGGTCCTGGCCGCGATCGCCTCGGTGCAACTCGGCAGCGCGATCGCCCGGACGCTCTTCGACGACCTCGGCGCGGCCGGCGTCACCTTCCTGCGCCTGGCCCTGGCCGCGCTCATCCTCGGCCTGCTCACCCGGCCCGACCTGCGCGCCTGGTCGGCCGCCGCGTGGCGCGCCGCCGCCCTGCTCGGCGTGTTCATGGCCGGCATGAACCTGATCTTCTACCTGGCCATCCGGACCGTCCCGCTGGGCACCGCGGTCACCGTCGAATTCCTCGGCCCGCTGCTGCTCGCCCTGGTGCAGACCCGCCGCCTGGTCGACCTGTGCTGGGCGCTGCTGGCCGGCGCCGGGGTGCTCCTGCTCGGCCTGCACTCGGGCGGCTCCGCCCCGCTCGGCGGCCTGAGTCTGGCGCTGCTCGCCGGGCTGTGCTGGGCCGGCTACATCGTGTTCAGCGCCCGGGTCGGCGCGCTGATCCCGGGCACCGGCGGGCTGGCCGTCTCGCTCGCGGTCGGCGCCGCGCTTGTCGCGCCGTTCGGGCTGGCCGGGGCGCACGCCGTCGCCGACCACCCGCACCTGCTGCTCGGCGGCGTCGCGGTCGCCCTGCTCTCCTCGGTCATCTCGTACGGCCTGGAGCTCAACGCCCTGCGCCGCATCCCCACCCGGGTCTTCGGCATCCTGATGAGCCTGGAACCGGCCGCCGCCGCGCTGGCCGGCCTGCTCGTGCTCGGCCAGCGGCTCGGCCCGGTCGAGGTGGCCGCGCTGCTGCTGGTCACCCTCGCCAGCGTCGGCGTCACGCTGGGGCGCCGGTCCGCGCCGCAGCGCGAGAGCGTGCCGGTGTGA
- a CDS encoding L,D-transpeptidase family protein — MKRVTARLTTAALAAVVGGGLGAFALAPAGAGAATRTAPVTATAATTVVTRAAASSCATGKYQKQVEGYLKRLGGYGTVTVDGKQSAADCTAIVKFQKRFGIQPAKGLAGPTTYDVAKRLATTKTSACKPKKKGVTFCVDLTRQTTWVMKNGKLSVKPTVTRTGMDDYETPAGTFKINKRTRKEWSDPYEVWLPYWQRFIGGRGFHQTTTYLHDKWRGSHGCVNLLEQDAKKYWSIGKIGMTVKVFGRRPGT, encoded by the coding sequence GTGAAACGTGTTACCGCGCGTCTCACCACGGCGGCGCTGGCCGCCGTGGTGGGCGGCGGACTCGGCGCGTTCGCCCTGGCACCGGCCGGCGCCGGCGCCGCTACGCGGACCGCGCCGGTCACCGCCACGGCGGCCACCACGGTGGTCACCCGGGCGGCGGCCTCGTCCTGCGCGACCGGCAAGTACCAGAAGCAGGTCGAGGGCTATCTCAAGCGGCTGGGTGGCTACGGCACGGTGACGGTCGACGGCAAGCAGTCCGCCGCGGACTGCACGGCCATCGTCAAGTTCCAGAAGCGGTTCGGCATCCAGCCGGCCAAGGGCCTCGCCGGACCGACCACCTACGACGTGGCCAAGCGACTGGCGACGACGAAGACCTCGGCCTGCAAGCCCAAGAAGAAGGGCGTCACCTTCTGTGTCGATCTGACCCGTCAGACGACCTGGGTGATGAAGAACGGGAAGCTGTCGGTCAAGCCGACCGTCACCCGCACCGGCATGGACGACTACGAGACGCCCGCCGGTACCTTCAAGATCAACAAGCGGACCAGGAAGGAATGGTCCGACCCGTACGAGGTGTGGCTGCCCTACTGGCAGCGCTTCATCGGCGGGCGCGGGTTCCACCAGACCACCACGTACCTCCACGACAAGTGGCGTGGCTCGCACGGCTGCGTCAACCTGCTTGAGCAGGACGCCAAGAAGTACTGGAGCATCGGCAAGATCGGCATGACGGTGAAGGTGTTCGGGCGTCGTCCCGGCACCTGA
- a CDS encoding CAP domain-containing protein codes for MRKPLVVLGVAAALITGGVVATRALAQEPPDDSAGVTASGLPLSGGDRPAGSPPAGPDAGPAISPPAAAGTPAPPLDAPPAAPADPPADAPTRSPADAPTRSPAGGPARVLVDRAPAERPAETRIRPVVRPRNDVAGAAVDPIAASHTAVTARSVSSSPRSPVQQQILALVNRQRERSGCRPVTLDRRLIEAANRHAADMARREYFEHTSPNGDRAGERVSEAGYHWRWYGENIARGQESPWEAMDGWMNSPQHRENIVDCRLDEMGVGLALDRDRTPYWVQDFATPK; via the coding sequence ATGCGTAAGCCTCTGGTTGTGCTCGGCGTGGCCGCCGCCCTGATCACGGGGGGCGTCGTCGCGACTCGCGCGCTGGCGCAGGAGCCACCGGACGACTCCGCGGGCGTCACCGCCTCAGGGCTCCCGCTGTCCGGCGGCGACCGGCCCGCCGGCTCGCCGCCCGCCGGCCCGGACGCCGGCCCCGCGATCAGCCCACCGGCCGCCGCCGGCACCCCGGCGCCGCCGCTCGACGCGCCGCCGGCCGCGCCCGCGGACCCCCCGGCCGACGCGCCGACCCGTTCGCCCGCCGACGCGCCGACCCGCTCGCCGGCCGGCGGCCCCGCCCGTGTCCTGGTCGACCGGGCGCCGGCCGAGCGGCCGGCCGAGACCCGGATCCGACCCGTCGTGCGGCCCCGCAACGACGTCGCCGGCGCGGCGGTCGACCCGATCGCCGCCTCGCACACCGCGGTCACCGCGCGCAGCGTCTCGTCCAGCCCGCGCTCCCCGGTCCAGCAGCAGATTCTGGCGCTGGTCAACCGGCAGCGCGAAAGATCCGGCTGCCGCCCGGTCACCCTCGACCGGCGGCTGATCGAGGCGGCCAACCGGCATGCCGCGGACATGGCCCGCCGTGAGTACTTCGAGCACACCTCGCCCAACGGCGACCGCGCGGGGGAGCGGGTCAGCGAGGCCGGTTACCACTGGCGCTGGTACGGCGAGAACATCGCCCGCGGGCAGGAGAGCCCGTGGGAGGCGATGGACGGCTGGATGAACAGCCCGCAGCACCGCGAGAACATCGTCGACTGCCGGCTCGACGAGATGGGTGTCGGCCTGGCGCTCGACCGTGACCGGACGCCGTACTGGGTCCAGGACTTCGCCACCCCGAAGTAG
- a CDS encoding acyltransferase family protein encodes MRNRYLDLLRAAAIVRVIVYHLFGWSWLSIVMPAMGVMFALAGSLTAASLEKRPAGRVVTSRLRRLLPPLWLLGLVAVPVMIYLGWAREEDGEHPFTPWKLAFWILPLGDPPGSELGIDAWEPLWYIRAYVWFVLLSPVLWFAWKRMGPACWLLVIAPIAAIVLLDRTGFGLPEAADVVMWDFVTYAACWLMGFAHRDGRLRRLSPATVVLLAVVLGAAALQYQNGHQGEDAWDLNDVSESQSLYSLAFVLLALRWQPGMGWLARIRPLDRAVTLLNARAVTVYLWHNLAIAAIWPVLTFLAFDDLGRLEKPVTLGVTFALTAVAVVLFGWAEDLGARRRPRWWPDTATAPAVSAAPAEPAPPAPAVTGATPAGWPEVGRDGEPYAGGAPVGRDGEPYAGRPPAGAGRTGLPLTGWRIGSQRSRREAKRDEDNLIPTWWAPKD; translated from the coding sequence GTGCGTAACCGATACCTGGACCTGCTTCGTGCCGCAGCCATCGTCCGGGTGATCGTCTACCACCTCTTCGGCTGGTCCTGGCTGTCCATCGTGATGCCCGCCATGGGCGTCATGTTCGCGCTGGCCGGATCGCTGACGGCGGCGTCGCTGGAGAAACGCCCGGCCGGCCGGGTCGTCACGTCCCGGCTGCGCCGGCTGCTGCCGCCGCTGTGGCTGCTCGGGCTCGTCGCCGTCCCGGTGATGATCTACCTGGGCTGGGCGCGGGAGGAGGACGGCGAACACCCCTTCACCCCATGGAAACTGGCCTTCTGGATCCTGCCGCTGGGCGACCCGCCCGGCAGCGAGCTGGGCATCGACGCGTGGGAGCCGCTCTGGTACATCCGGGCGTACGTCTGGTTCGTGCTGCTCTCGCCGGTGCTGTGGTTCGCCTGGAAGCGGATGGGCCCGGCGTGCTGGCTGCTGGTCATCGCGCCGATCGCGGCCATCGTGCTGCTGGACCGGACCGGCTTCGGACTGCCGGAGGCCGCCGACGTGGTGATGTGGGACTTCGTCACCTACGCGGCGTGCTGGCTGATGGGCTTCGCGCACCGTGACGGGCGGCTGCGCCGGCTCAGCCCGGCCACCGTCGTCCTGCTGGCGGTCGTGCTCGGCGCCGCCGCGCTGCAGTACCAGAACGGTCACCAGGGCGAGGACGCCTGGGACCTGAACGACGTCTCCGAGTCCCAGTCGCTCTACTCGCTGGCCTTCGTGCTGCTGGCGCTGCGCTGGCAGCCGGGCATGGGCTGGCTGGCCCGGATCCGGCCGCTGGACCGGGCGGTCACCCTGCTCAACGCCCGGGCGGTGACCGTATACCTGTGGCACAACCTGGCCATCGCGGCGATCTGGCCGGTGCTCACCTTCCTGGCCTTCGACGATCTGGGGCGTCTGGAGAAGCCGGTCACGCTGGGCGTGACGTTCGCGCTGACCGCGGTGGCGGTGGTGCTGTTCGGCTGGGCCGAGGATCTGGGCGCGCGGCGCCGGCCACGGTGGTGGCCGGACACCGCCACCGCGCCCGCGGTGTCCGCCGCGCCGGCCGAGCCGGCCCCACCGGCGCCGGCCGTCACCGGGGCGACCCCGGCCGGGTGGCCGGAGGTGGGCCGGGACGGCGAGCCGTACGCGGGCGGGGCGCCGGTCGGCCGGGACGGTGAGCCGTACGCCGGGCGGCCCCCGGCCGGCGCCGGGCGCACCGGGCTGCCGCTGACCGGGTGGCGGATCGGCAGCCAGCGGTCGCGCCGGGAGGCGAAACGGGACGAGGACAACCTGATCCCGACGTGGTGGGCGCCGAAGGACTGA
- a CDS encoding chemotaxis protein CheW, with protein sequence MGQQGQALVPALDAGLVALVFRAGPLFCAISLDEVVETMRPLPTRPLAGTPPYVAGLTILRGEPSPVIDVARLLTGTTSDIDRYVAVRGGPGPVACATGPVLGVRTVHATAPDGPSTLFTGASRALVAAVGTVGTEPLLVLRSIRSVPDEVWEAAALEAGAGAPT encoded by the coding sequence GTGGGGCAGCAAGGACAAGCGCTGGTTCCGGCGCTCGACGCCGGACTCGTCGCCTTGGTCTTCCGCGCCGGCCCGCTGTTCTGCGCGATTTCCCTGGACGAGGTCGTCGAGACCATGCGGCCACTGCCCACCCGTCCGCTCGCCGGCACCCCGCCGTACGTCGCGGGCCTGACCATCCTGCGCGGCGAACCCTCTCCGGTGATCGACGTGGCCCGCCTGCTGACCGGGACCACGTCCGATATCGATCGCTACGTCGCGGTCCGGGGCGGGCCGGGCCCGGTGGCCTGCGCGACCGGCCCGGTGCTCGGCGTGCGGACCGTCCACGCCACCGCGCCGGACGGGCCGAGCACGCTGTTCACCGGCGCGTCACGTGCGCTGGTCGCGGCGGTCGGCACCGTCGGCACCGAGCCGCTGCTGGTACTGCGCAGCATCCGCTCCGTCCCGGACGAGGTGTGGGAGGCGGCCGCGCTGGAGGCCGGGGCGGGAGCGCCGACGTGA
- a CDS encoding CheR family methyltransferase, with protein sequence MRNTDPPIVRFRQILERRLGWTSAGNAAVPVRPVLAERAAAHGLSENAYLSRLTGREWPEEIQRLTERLSITETYFFRHGDQFRALAERVLPQRIAARAGQRALRLLSVGCSSGEEAYSLAITAHRARPGQDWIVSVLGLDANPQMLRRAERAVYPEWSLRETPPDVRARWLRRTDDGFRVVPEITASVQFVEHNVAGPDEPLVWQPGRYDVIFCRNLLMYLTPATVGGLLRRITDSLAAGGALFLGHTDSLGSDPAGLSVEHFGDTVYYRRVVVGQPAVRGGPPPRPAPAAPQAPAARSTPAVPAAPPPAAPTVPAPATPAVPAAPPLAPPRQSWRPRPPRLQSQRPPFLTRQSRRPRPPRPRQSRRPRPPRPRQSRRPRPPRPRRTSGRGCWSCCATSGSPRPSS encoded by the coding sequence GTGAGGAACACCGATCCGCCGATCGTCCGGTTCCGCCAGATCCTGGAGCGACGGCTGGGCTGGACCAGCGCCGGCAACGCGGCGGTGCCCGTCCGGCCGGTGCTCGCCGAGCGGGCCGCCGCGCACGGGCTGTCCGAGAACGCCTACCTGAGCCGGCTTACCGGGCGGGAGTGGCCGGAGGAGATCCAGCGGCTCACCGAGCGGCTCAGCATCACCGAGACCTACTTCTTCCGGCACGGCGACCAGTTCCGCGCGCTCGCCGAGCGGGTGCTGCCGCAACGGATCGCGGCCCGGGCCGGGCAGCGCGCCCTGCGGCTGCTCTCGGTCGGCTGCTCCTCCGGCGAGGAGGCGTACTCCCTGGCCATCACCGCGCACCGGGCGCGTCCCGGACAGGACTGGATCGTGTCGGTGCTCGGGCTCGACGCCAACCCGCAGATGCTGCGCCGGGCCGAGCGGGCGGTCTACCCGGAATGGTCGCTGCGGGAGACCCCGCCGGACGTCCGGGCCCGGTGGCTGCGGCGCACCGACGACGGCTTCCGCGTGGTTCCGGAGATCACCGCGTCGGTGCAGTTCGTCGAGCACAACGTGGCCGGTCCGGACGAGCCGCTGGTCTGGCAGCCCGGCCGGTACGACGTGATCTTCTGCCGGAACCTGCTGATGTACCTGACCCCGGCCACCGTCGGCGGCCTGCTGCGGCGGATCACCGACTCGCTGGCCGCCGGTGGCGCGCTCTTCCTCGGGCACACCGACTCGCTCGGCAGCGATCCGGCCGGCCTGTCCGTGGAGCACTTCGGCGACACGGTGTACTACCGGCGCGTGGTCGTCGGGCAGCCGGCGGTGCGCGGCGGGCCCCCGCCCCGCCCGGCGCCCGCGGCCCCGCAAGCGCCGGCGGCCCGGTCGACCCCGGCAGTCCCGGCGGCCCCGCCCCCCGCGGCCCCGACAGTCCCGGCCCCCGCGACCCCGGCAGTCCCGGCGGCCCCGCCCCTCGCACCGCCTCGGCAGTCCTGGCGGCCCCGGCCCCCGCGGCTGCAGTCGCAGCGGCCCCCATTCCTGACCCGGCAGTCCCGGCGGCCCCGGCCCCCGCGGCCCCGGCAGTCCCGGCGGCCCCGGCCCCCGCGGCCCCGGCAGTCCCGGCGGCCCCGGCCCCCGCGGCCCCGGCGGACGTCCGGACGCGGGTGCTGGAGTTGCTGCGCGACGAGCGGTTCGCCGAGGCCCTCAAGCTGA
- a CDS encoding chemotaxis protein CheW codes for MTEQIRSRVERLRSDFDHSFAVPARTLDHETVELLAVAVGGRSYALRLSQTSGLYPDRPVTPLPTPVPALRGLAGFAGVVVPVYDLATLLGHPVVEECRWLVLAAGTPPLALAFHQLDHHVRVPAADVVDGSGASAAPGCLRGMVRLPDGDRPIVDVPATRALAHRTAGHEHSEVSP; via the coding sequence ATGACCGAGCAGATCCGGTCGCGGGTGGAGCGGCTGCGCAGCGACTTCGACCACTCGTTCGCGGTGCCGGCCCGCACCCTCGATCACGAGACCGTGGAGCTGCTCGCGGTGGCGGTGGGCGGCCGCTCGTACGCCCTGCGCCTGTCCCAGACCTCCGGCCTCTACCCGGATCGCCCGGTGACGCCGCTGCCCACCCCGGTGCCGGCGCTGCGCGGGCTGGCCGGGTTCGCCGGCGTGGTGGTCCCGGTCTACGACCTGGCCACCCTGCTCGGCCATCCGGTCGTGGAGGAGTGCCGCTGGCTGGTGCTGGCCGCCGGGACGCCGCCACTGGCGCTGGCCTTCCACCAGCTCGACCACCACGTCCGGGTGCCGGCCGCCGACGTCGTGGACGGCTCCGGGGCGTCGGCTGCCCCGGGCTGCCTGCGCGGGATGGTGCGGCTGCCGGACGGCGACCGGCCGATCGTCGACGTGCCGGCCACCCGCGCCCTGGCCCACCGGACGGCCGGGCATGAGCACTCGGAGGTGAGCCCATGA
- a CDS encoding methyl-accepting chemotaxis protein: MTGPTFGRKLGIGVGITSALTLLSVVLSAICLVFVMNAKDRVIAAATRELTGAENLNRLMERRLADYRGYLLFGTQQFADDTAQDRAEFRDQLSQMQTSDDPVVRSILTRVAEAEEKHAAAVDTAMAARARAKDPLAAAQEYGTPALQLRRQVQAALEELNTRVRSDVESDRRESSRQATIAILAIVALGLATTGAAILVAWRLSRDLRREVGAAVGHIQSSSAQLEAAAAQQVNGGRDQASAMSEITTTINELLITSRQIADSAQRVSKIAEDTESAARNGDATIQETRASITAIRTQVDQIVQHMLALGEKSQQIGVVVDLVWELAEQTNILAINATIEASGAGEWGRRFAVVAEEIRKLADRTAASAKEIRALIDDVRGAVNTTVMATEIGAKAVDTGARQFDNATNAFRQIAQLVATTNDATREIELSTKQQTTAVEQVNVAASDTARVSRETEATAVQTKQTATHLSNLSGDLLELVGTRGR, from the coding sequence ATGACCGGACCCACATTCGGCCGCAAGCTCGGCATCGGCGTCGGGATCACCAGCGCCCTGACCCTGCTGTCGGTGGTCCTGTCCGCGATCTGCCTGGTGTTCGTGATGAACGCCAAGGACCGGGTGATCGCCGCGGCCACCCGGGAGCTGACCGGCGCGGAGAACCTCAACCGCCTGATGGAGAGACGGCTCGCCGACTACCGCGGCTACCTGCTCTTCGGCACCCAGCAGTTCGCCGACGACACCGCGCAGGACCGCGCCGAGTTCCGCGACCAGCTGAGCCAGATGCAGACCAGCGACGACCCGGTGGTCCGGTCCATCCTGACCCGGGTCGCGGAGGCCGAGGAGAAACACGCGGCGGCGGTCGACACCGCGATGGCCGCCCGCGCCCGCGCCAAGGACCCGCTGGCCGCGGCTCAGGAGTACGGCACCCCGGCGCTGCAGCTGCGCAGGCAGGTGCAGGCCGCGCTGGAGGAACTGAACACCCGGGTCCGCAGCGACGTGGAGAGCGACCGGCGCGAGTCGTCGCGGCAGGCCACCATCGCCATCCTGGCGATCGTCGCGCTGGGCCTGGCGACCACCGGCGCCGCGATCCTGGTGGCCTGGCGGCTGAGCCGGGACCTGCGCCGCGAGGTGGGGGCCGCGGTCGGGCACATCCAGAGCTCGTCGGCGCAGCTGGAGGCCGCCGCCGCACAGCAGGTCAACGGCGGCCGGGACCAGGCGAGCGCGATGAGCGAGATCACCACCACGATCAACGAGCTGCTGATCACCTCCCGGCAGATCGCCGACAGCGCCCAGCGGGTCTCCAAGATCGCCGAGGACACCGAGTCGGCGGCCCGCAACGGGGACGCGACGATTCAGGAGACCCGGGCGTCGATCACCGCGATCCGCACCCAGGTGGACCAGATCGTCCAGCACATGCTGGCGCTGGGCGAGAAGTCCCAGCAGATCGGGGTGGTCGTGGACCTGGTGTGGGAGCTCGCCGAGCAGACCAACATCCTGGCCATCAACGCCACCATCGAGGCGAGCGGGGCGGGCGAGTGGGGCCGGCGCTTCGCCGTGGTGGCCGAGGAGATCCGCAAGCTGGCGGACCGGACCGCGGCGTCGGCGAAGGAGATCCGGGCGCTGATCGACGACGTACGGGGCGCGGTCAACACCACGGTGATGGCCACCGAGATCGGCGCCAAGGCGGTGGACACCGGGGCGCGCCAGTTCGACAACGCCACCAACGCCTTCCGCCAGATCGCCCAGCTGGTGGCCACCACCAACGACGCGACCCGGGAGATCGAGCTGTCCACCAAGCAGCAGACCACCGCGGTGGAGCAGGTGAACGTGGCCGCCTCGGACACCGCGCGGGTGTCCCGGGAGACCGAGGCCACCGCGGTGCAGACCAAGCAGACCGCCACGCACCTGAGCAACCTCTCCGGCGACCTGCTGGAGCTGGTCGGGACCCGGGGCCGCTGA
- a CDS encoding hybrid sensor histidine kinase/response regulator: MPGSRDPLRYFRVEARELVEQISSGVLDLDQRPGPEPMAKLLRVTHTLKGAARVVKQKEIADRAHEFEEILVPYRDDPGALAASDMRELLRLNDEISAQVAALSEPAPEPEPAAGPEPAPRPESPPAAPAPAPPPAEMPEPGPGPARSPTEDLDHLLDSIAEANARMAPLRSGCHTLERLHRSAEALADQLRGGRTPPAVARATAQRLAGELGAAGRRLTDAVDQIERGLDDVRGKAEGLRLVPAGSIFTALRRAVRDAADSEGKRVAFVTQGAEVKMGLHLLGPVNAAFLHVVRNAVVHGVEPAAERLAAGKPAEGTVTFGVQRRGRFAAFRCTDDGRGFDVAGLRRKAQAQGLLTVDAGGGETEVLDLVLHGGLSTSPEVTEVSGRAIGMDVLRDVAAQLHGDVRIFSTPGAGATVELVVPLALLSMTGLLVEAGGMVVSLPLDAVRACVRLSAAEAATAATTGRLVYQDTAAPFRPLAETLYTGRAVPDATGPGAAVVIHTGDGTVAVGVDRLCGTHALVARPLPELAPSIPAVGSVTVDADGNPRLVLEPLGLAGDILRSAAGGAHAEVTAPAPPLPILVVDDSLTTRMLERSILESAGYQVDLAASGEEGLERARSRRYGLFLTDIDMPGIDGFTFVERTRADPELAAVPAILVSSRASAADRERGMRAGASAYIVKGEFDQQELLAHIRRLVVRA; encoded by the coding sequence ATGCCGGGCAGCCGGGACCCGCTGCGCTACTTCCGGGTCGAGGCGCGGGAGCTGGTGGAACAGATCAGCTCCGGCGTGCTGGACCTGGACCAGCGGCCCGGGCCGGAACCGATGGCCAAGCTGCTGCGGGTGACGCACACCCTCAAGGGCGCGGCCCGGGTGGTGAAGCAGAAGGAGATCGCCGACCGGGCGCACGAGTTCGAGGAGATCCTGGTGCCGTACCGGGACGACCCGGGCGCGCTGGCCGCCTCCGACATGCGCGAGCTGCTGCGGCTCAACGACGAGATCAGCGCCCAGGTGGCGGCACTGTCCGAACCGGCGCCGGAACCGGAACCGGCGGCGGGGCCGGAACCGGCGCCGCGGCCCGAGTCGCCACCGGCCGCCCCGGCGCCGGCCCCGCCGCCGGCGGAGATGCCGGAGCCCGGGCCGGGCCCCGCGCGGTCGCCGACCGAGGACCTGGACCACCTGCTGGACTCGATCGCGGAGGCGAACGCCCGGATGGCGCCGCTGCGGTCCGGATGCCACACCCTGGAACGGCTGCACCGCAGCGCCGAGGCGCTCGCCGACCAGCTGCGCGGCGGCCGTACCCCGCCCGCGGTCGCCCGGGCCACGGCGCAGCGGCTGGCCGGGGAGCTGGGCGCCGCCGGGCGCCGGCTGACCGACGCGGTCGACCAGATCGAGCGGGGGCTCGACGACGTACGGGGAAAGGCCGAAGGGCTGCGCCTGGTGCCGGCCGGCAGCATCTTCACCGCGCTGCGCCGGGCGGTCCGGGACGCCGCCGACAGCGAGGGCAAGCGGGTCGCGTTCGTCACGCAGGGCGCCGAGGTGAAGATGGGTCTGCACCTGCTCGGCCCGGTCAACGCGGCGTTCCTGCACGTGGTGCGCAACGCCGTGGTGCACGGGGTGGAGCCGGCCGCCGAGCGGCTGGCCGCGGGCAAGCCCGCCGAGGGGACGGTCACCTTCGGGGTGCAGCGGCGCGGCCGGTTCGCCGCGTTCCGCTGCACCGACGACGGGCGCGGGTTCGACGTGGCCGGGCTGCGCCGCAAGGCCCAGGCCCAGGGCCTGCTCACCGTGGACGCGGGCGGCGGCGAGACCGAGGTCCTCGACCTGGTGCTGCACGGCGGCCTCAGCACCTCCCCGGAGGTGACCGAGGTGTCCGGCCGGGCGATCGGGATGGACGTGCTGCGTGACGTCGCGGCGCAGCTGCACGGCGACGTGAGGATCTTCAGCACGCCCGGCGCCGGGGCCACCGTGGAGCTCGTCGTGCCGCTGGCGCTGCTGAGCATGACCGGGCTGCTCGTCGAGGCCGGCGGCATGGTGGTCTCGCTGCCGCTGGACGCGGTCCGCGCCTGCGTGCGCCTGTCCGCCGCGGAGGCCGCCACCGCGGCCACCACCGGCCGGCTCGTCTACCAGGACACCGCCGCGCCGTTCCGGCCGCTGGCCGAGACGCTCTACACCGGGCGGGCGGTGCCGGACGCCACCGGGCCGGGCGCCGCCGTGGTGATCCACACCGGGGACGGCACGGTGGCGGTCGGGGTGGACCGGCTGTGCGGCACCCACGCCCTGGTCGCCCGCCCGCTGCCGGAGCTGGCCCCGTCGATCCCGGCGGTCGGCAGCGTCACGGTCGACGCGGACGGCAACCCGCGGCTGGTGCTCGAACCGCTCGGCCTGGCCGGCGACATCCTGCGGAGCGCGGCCGGCGGCGCTCACGCCGAGGTGACCGCGCCCGCTCCCCCGCTGCCCATCCTGGTGGTCGACGATTCGCTGACCACCAGGATGCTGGAACGCAGCATCCTCGAATCGGCCGGCTACCAGGTGGACCTGGCCGCCTCCGGCGAGGAGGGCCTGGAACGGGCCCGGTCCCGCCGGTACGGCCTGTTCCTCACCGACATCGACATGCCCGGCATCGACGGCTTCACCTTCGTCGAGCGCACCCGCGCCGACCCGGAGCTCGCCGCGGTCCCGGCCATCCTGGTCAGCTCCCGCGCCAGCGCCGCCGACCGGGAACGCGGGATGCGGGCCGGGGCCAGCGCGTACATCGTCAAGGGCGAGTTCGACCAGCAGGAGTTGCTCGCGCACATCCGCCGTCTGGTGGTCCGGGCATGA
- the cheB gene encoding chemotaxis-specific protein-glutamate methyltransferase CheB, with translation MIRVLVVEDSPTMRHHLREALAEDPELQVVGEAVSGEEAIDMAARLRPDVITMDMMLPGISGLQATEHIMAEHPTPILVVSSADRQELFSTYNALAAGAVDVMEKPRGDESDADWKPRLRRALRMVSRIRVITHPRARLDGRARQGSAPASPAAAPTSTLAVVAVGASTGGPAALTELLRELPPDFRTPVLCVQHIAASEQFAVAFSDWLAGQTGRNVRYAGDGVPVRTLTGQVLLAPPDRHLYVREHTLRLSDGPLRHSCRPSVDVLFESVAAEYGGTAAGCLLTGMGRDGASGLLQMRHRGAVTFAQDEQSCTVYGMPREAVLLGAALYVLPPARIAARLAELRPVVSRR, from the coding sequence ATGATCCGGGTGCTGGTCGTCGAGGACTCCCCGACCATGCGCCACCACCTGCGCGAGGCGCTCGCCGAGGACCCGGAGCTGCAGGTGGTCGGCGAGGCGGTGAGCGGGGAGGAGGCGATCGACATGGCCGCCCGGCTGCGCCCCGACGTGATCACGATGGACATGATGCTGCCCGGGATCAGCGGGCTGCAGGCCACCGAGCACATCATGGCCGAGCACCCGACCCCGATCCTGGTGGTCTCCTCGGCGGACCGGCAGGAGCTGTTCAGCACGTACAACGCGCTGGCCGCGGGCGCGGTGGACGTGATGGAGAAGCCGCGCGGCGACGAGTCGGACGCGGATTGGAAGCCGCGGCTGCGCCGGGCGCTGCGGATGGTGTCCCGGATCCGGGTGATCACCCATCCGCGGGCCCGGCTGGACGGGCGGGCCCGGCAGGGATCCGCGCCGGCGTCCCCGGCGGCCGCCCCCACCAGCACGCTGGCCGTGGTCGCGGTCGGCGCGTCGACCGGCGGCCCGGCCGCGCTCACCGAACTGCTGCGGGAGCTGCCGCCGGACTTCCGTACGCCGGTGCTGTGCGTGCAGCACATCGCGGCCAGCGAGCAGTTCGCGGTGGCGTTCTCCGACTGGCTGGCCGGGCAGACCGGCCGCAACGTGCGCTACGCCGGCGACGGCGTGCCGGTGCGCACCCTGACCGGTCAGGTGCTGCTCGCCCCGCCGGACCGGCACCTGTACGTCCGGGAGCACACCCTGCGGCTCTCCGACGGCCCGCTGCGGCACTCCTGCCGCCCCTCGGTGGACGTGCTGTTCGAGTCGGTGGCCGCCGAGTACGGCGGTACCGCGGCCGGCTGCCTGCTCACCGGGATGGGGCGTGACGGCGCGTCCGGGCTGCTGCAGATGCGCCACCGGGGCGCGGTGACGTTCGCCCAGGACGAGCAGAGCTGCACGGTGTACGGGATGCCCCGGGAAGCGGTGCTGCTCGGCGCGGCGCTGTACGTGCTGCCCCCGGCCCGGATCGCGGCGCGGCTGGCCGAGCTGCGGCCGGTGGTGAGCCGCCGATGA